From a region of the Rhipicephalus microplus isolate Deutch F79 chromosome X, USDA_Rmic, whole genome shotgun sequence genome:
- the LOC142775273 gene encoding ubiquitin-conjugating enzyme E2 Z-like, giving the protein MDIYALLIPGVIIVPDERDVIRIHGLLLGPVGTPYEGGIFRFVLKYPPALPAKPPLVKLLTIDEGRERFAPNPNEDGMISLSLLGTWSGPMWNSSEHNLRTVLIALQSIVTDDPYHNVPALVEDALDPGSSYSPELRNFVFMTFLKSYKAHSRTVGLQMRRMVREGSNPFGVRTTRCDYDFILIRLERLYENVLGLSESTSCDRAVD; this is encoded by the exons ATGGACATCTACGCTCTGCTCATTCCCGGAGTCATCATCGTACCGGATGAGAGGGACGTGATCAGAATCCACGGCCTCTTACTGGGGCCTGTGGGCACGCCTTACGAAGGTGGCATTTTCCGGTTTGTTCTCAAGTACCCACCCGCCTTGCCAGCTAAGCCACCTCTCGTCAAGCTTCTGACTATCGACGAAGGACGAGAACGGTTCGCGCCGAACCcgaatgaagacggcatgataTCCCTCTCTCTCCTGGGGACGTGGTCGGGACCCATGTGGAACTCTTCTGAGCACAACCTGAGGACGGTGCTCATCGCCCTCCAATCGATCGTGACGGATGACCCCTACCACAACGTCCCGGCACTG GTCGAGGACGCCCTGGATCCAGGATCGTCGTACTCGCCCGAGCTCAGAAATTTTGTCTTTATGACGTTCCTGAAGTCCTACAAGGCGCATTCGCGCACTGTAGGGCTCCAGATGCGACGCATGGTTCGGGAAGGGAGCAATCCGTTCGGAGTCCGCACAACCAGGTGCGATTATGACTTCATCTTGATCCGACTGGAGCGCTTGTACGAGAATGTGTTGGGGCTCAGCGAGAGTACATCCTGCGACCGCGCAGTCGACTGA